One Gambusia affinis linkage group LG15, SWU_Gaff_1.0, whole genome shotgun sequence genomic window carries:
- the LOC122844739 gene encoding T-box transcription factor TBX3-like isoform X1 — translation MAYHPFQVEEADAFSLPAFIPRAQSSLIPSTSADARLRAAMELRSRPVLPRTMKRHEQSGQWLDDDPKVTLESKDLWSKFHKMGTEMVITKSGRRMFPPFKVCVDGLNESAKYILLMDIVAVDNCRYKFHNSHWTVVGKADPEMPKRMYIHPDSPSKGEQWMSKPVAFHKLKLTNNMSDRHGFTILNSMHKYQPRFHIVRANDIMKLPYSTFRTYVFPETEFIAVTAYQNEKITQLKIDNNPFAKGFRNTGNGRREKRGKQLSKSDQDSDDSDDSSGQPSASEPFYSPLELVSSPLMSTPTCQDAKETESDSDIYPEDDDVLETSLPKTAPTLTMNLMDEDVLQNMPDFRQSSNKKDGSREIIMQRAQEDNQYVMKVGPFKNQRSVIKDRGLPTMSRSQSLTCFSSCHGPTLGFSSDYEQPFVNLQESFQEKRQPPPTAKGFSSLCVGPGFTPLTGIDNFEQGLSCQSIQASAPFPFSQHTLGPWGVTLSSVDGMPPYPYHCVVPLGASDSALPTSSATPSLSGIHHHRNRQPWLRLSPYQIPPSLSSCQNFLTTALPGRSPLQPELSKYGSKDWSLPSGCDSYQAKAVQKTVSPIVMGFAGELQHSFRIGKLHKNSN, via the exons ATGGCTTACCACCCTTTCCAAGTTGAGGAAGCAGACGCCTTTTCTCTGCCAGCGTTCATTCCCCGCGCACAGTCCTCACTGATCCCCTCCACATCCGCGGACGCACGGCTGCGCGCAGCTATGGAGCTCCGGAGTCGGCCAGTACTCCCGCGGACCATGAAGCGCCATGAACAGTCCGGACAATGGCTGGATGACGATCCGAAAGTCACGCTGGAATCAAAGGATTTGTGGAGTAAATTTCACAAGATGGGGACAGAGATGGTTATCACGAAGTCTGGGAG GAGGATGTTTCCACCCTTCAAGGTGTGTGTGGATGGGCTGAACGAAAGCGCAAAATACATCCTGCTGATGGATATTGTCGCTGTTGACAACTGCCGCTACAAGTTTCACAACTCCCACTGGACAGTTGTTGGAAAAGCCGACCCGGAGATGCCAAAGCGGATGTACATCCACCCTGACAGTCCGTCCAAAGGGGAGCAGTGGATGAGCAAGCCTGTTGCTTTTCATAAGCTCAAACTCACCAACAACATGTCGGATAGGCATGGATTT ACAATCCTAAATTCCATGCATAAGTATCAACCGAGGTTCCATATTGTAAGAGCCAATGACATTATGAAGCTCCCATACAGCACCTTCAGAACTTATGTTTTCCCAGAGACCGAGTTTATTGCTGTCACTGCCTATCAGAATGAAAAG ATAACACAACTGAAAATTGACAACAATCCTTTTGCCAAAGGGTTCAGAAATACTGGAAATGGAAGACGGGAGAAAAG GGGCAAACAGCTTAGTAAATCAGACCAGGACAGCGATGATTCTGATGACTCATCTGGACAACCCAGTGCTAGCGAGCCGTTTTATTCTCCTCTGGAACTGGTCAGCAGCCCTCTGATGTCCACGCCAACCTGCCAAG AtgcaaaagaaactgaaagcgATTCAGATATTTACCCTGAAGACGATGATGTTTTGGAAACCAGCCTTCCCAAGACTGCACCCACATTAACTATGAACCTGATGGATGAGGACGTTCTGCAAAACATGCCTGATTTTAGgcaaagcagcaacaaaaaggATGGATCAAGGGAGATAATTATGCAAAGAGCACAAGAGGACAACCAATACGTTATGAAAGTAGGTCCTTTTAAAAACCAAAGGAGTGTAATCAAAGATAGAGGGCTACCTACAATGTCTCGATCACAAAGCCTAACCTGCTTCAGTAGTTGTCACGGTCCAACTTTAGGTTTCTCGAGTGACTATGAACAGCCATTTGTCAATCTGCAAGAATCTTTCCAAGAAAAAAGGCAGCCACCACCGACAGCAAAAGGGTTTTCCTCTTTGTGTGTGGGACCTGGATTTACACCCTTGACTGGAATTGACAACTTTGAACAAGGACTCTCATGTCAAAGCATCCAGGCTTCAGCTCCATTTCCCTTCTCACAACACACATTGGGACCTTGG gGAGTCACTCTGTCATCTGTCGATGGAATGCCACCATATCCATACCACTGTGTGGTACCATTAGGAGCGAGTGATTCAGCTCTCCCAACCAGCTCTGCCACCCCGTCCCTTTCTGGAATCCATCATCACCGAAACCGTCAGCCTTGGTTGAGATTAAGTCCATATCAGATCCCACCATCTCTCAGTTCTTGCCAAAATTTTCTAACGACCGCCTTGCCTGGAAGGTCACCTTTGCAGCCTGAGCTGTCCAAATATGGGAGCAAAGACTGGAGTTTGCCATCAGGCTGCGACAGTTACCAAGCAAAGGCcgtgcaaaaaactgtttccccaATTGTTATGGGGTTTGCTGGTGAACTACAACACAGTTTCAGGATTGGCAAGTTGCACAAGAAtagcaactaa
- the LOC122844739 gene encoding T-box transcription factor TBX2-B-like isoform X2, translating into MFPPFKVCVDGLNESAKYILLMDIVAVDNCRYKFHNSHWTVVGKADPEMPKRMYIHPDSPSKGEQWMSKPVAFHKLKLTNNMSDRHGFTILNSMHKYQPRFHIVRANDIMKLPYSTFRTYVFPETEFIAVTAYQNEKITQLKIDNNPFAKGFRNTGNGRREKRGKQLSKSDQDSDDSDDSSGQPSASEPFYSPLELVSSPLMSTPTCQDAKETESDSDIYPEDDDVLETSLPKTAPTLTMNLMDEDVLQNMPDFRQSSNKKDGSREIIMQRAQEDNQYVMKVGPFKNQRSVIKDRGLPTMSRSQSLTCFSSCHGPTLGFSSDYEQPFVNLQESFQEKRQPPPTAKGFSSLCVGPGFTPLTGIDNFEQGLSCQSIQASAPFPFSQHTLGPWGVTLSSVDGMPPYPYHCVVPLGASDSALPTSSATPSLSGIHHHRNRQPWLRLSPYQIPPSLSSCQNFLTTALPGRSPLQPELSKYGSKDWSLPSGCDSYQAKAVQKTVSPIVMGFAGELQHSFRIGKLHKNSN; encoded by the exons ATGTTTCCACCCTTCAAGGTGTGTGTGGATGGGCTGAACGAAAGCGCAAAATACATCCTGCTGATGGATATTGTCGCTGTTGACAACTGCCGCTACAAGTTTCACAACTCCCACTGGACAGTTGTTGGAAAAGCCGACCCGGAGATGCCAAAGCGGATGTACATCCACCCTGACAGTCCGTCCAAAGGGGAGCAGTGGATGAGCAAGCCTGTTGCTTTTCATAAGCTCAAACTCACCAACAACATGTCGGATAGGCATGGATTT ACAATCCTAAATTCCATGCATAAGTATCAACCGAGGTTCCATATTGTAAGAGCCAATGACATTATGAAGCTCCCATACAGCACCTTCAGAACTTATGTTTTCCCAGAGACCGAGTTTATTGCTGTCACTGCCTATCAGAATGAAAAG ATAACACAACTGAAAATTGACAACAATCCTTTTGCCAAAGGGTTCAGAAATACTGGAAATGGAAGACGGGAGAAAAG GGGCAAACAGCTTAGTAAATCAGACCAGGACAGCGATGATTCTGATGACTCATCTGGACAACCCAGTGCTAGCGAGCCGTTTTATTCTCCTCTGGAACTGGTCAGCAGCCCTCTGATGTCCACGCCAACCTGCCAAG AtgcaaaagaaactgaaagcgATTCAGATATTTACCCTGAAGACGATGATGTTTTGGAAACCAGCCTTCCCAAGACTGCACCCACATTAACTATGAACCTGATGGATGAGGACGTTCTGCAAAACATGCCTGATTTTAGgcaaagcagcaacaaaaaggATGGATCAAGGGAGATAATTATGCAAAGAGCACAAGAGGACAACCAATACGTTATGAAAGTAGGTCCTTTTAAAAACCAAAGGAGTGTAATCAAAGATAGAGGGCTACCTACAATGTCTCGATCACAAAGCCTAACCTGCTTCAGTAGTTGTCACGGTCCAACTTTAGGTTTCTCGAGTGACTATGAACAGCCATTTGTCAATCTGCAAGAATCTTTCCAAGAAAAAAGGCAGCCACCACCGACAGCAAAAGGGTTTTCCTCTTTGTGTGTGGGACCTGGATTTACACCCTTGACTGGAATTGACAACTTTGAACAAGGACTCTCATGTCAAAGCATCCAGGCTTCAGCTCCATTTCCCTTCTCACAACACACATTGGGACCTTGG gGAGTCACTCTGTCATCTGTCGATGGAATGCCACCATATCCATACCACTGTGTGGTACCATTAGGAGCGAGTGATTCAGCTCTCCCAACCAGCTCTGCCACCCCGTCCCTTTCTGGAATCCATCATCACCGAAACCGTCAGCCTTGGTTGAGATTAAGTCCATATCAGATCCCACCATCTCTCAGTTCTTGCCAAAATTTTCTAACGACCGCCTTGCCTGGAAGGTCACCTTTGCAGCCTGAGCTGTCCAAATATGGGAGCAAAGACTGGAGTTTGCCATCAGGCTGCGACAGTTACCAAGCAAAGGCcgtgcaaaaaactgtttccccaATTGTTATGGGGTTTGCTGGTGAACTACAACACAGTTTCAGGATTGGCAAGTTGCACAAGAAtagcaactaa